The region AATTTGAATTTCTTGAAAATCTTGGAAGAGTTTATATGCGACTGGATCCTTTTTCATCTCGCCAAATGCCTTAACCAAATCTTGGTATTCGGTTGTTTCCCTTAATTCGCGTTCCATTTGATTCGCTGTATCATAAATGTTGATAGCCATGATCTTCCTCCTTTTATTAACTACCATAATTATAGCATTTGATTGTTATATACACTACTGGTCCTAGTGTCCAGTGATAAAGTTTTTAGCGTCATTAAACCACTCTTCAGCCTTATCTCTAACTGTATTGGTTCCTTGCGAGATACTATCTTGAATTGACGATGTTCCATTTTGGATATCATCCCATAAATTAGAAGGTGAACCTGAATTTTGCGCTAATGTAGAAGCCATCTGTGTATCAAATTTAGTTCCTTTTGTACTTGGTAAAATTGCACCCATTTCACTTCTAAAAAGCCCGTTCATACCGACCCCAGTTATGTTCTCTAAATGGTGAGCTTTATTAGTATCATCAAAGCCTTCCCACGTTGCAACAACAATATCAGGTGTATAACCAACCATCCACTTATCTTTTGTTGCATCCGCCGATCCAGTTCCATCCGCTTCTGTTGAACCCGTCTTACCAGCAATTGTATAACCGGCCGGTTCAGCTCCATAACCGGTCCCAGCAGAATCATTGTAAACCCCAAGCATCATACTCGTCATTTCTTTAGAAACTTTAGTTGAGATAATCTTCTTTGTACTAGGTTGATTATTTACAATCACGTTGCCAGAAGCATCAACAATCTTTCTTATGAAACCGGTTTGTGCGAGATTACCATCATTTGCAAAAGCTGTGTAAGCTCCAGCTAATTGAAGTGGCGAAACTCCTTTTGTTAATCCGCCCAGCGCCATAGCGAGATTTTTATCCCCACTTTCAGGATGTAATCCGAATTTCTCAACTGAATCGTAACCCTTATTTACACCAATTTTATTCAATAACCAAACAGCGGGTGCATTTTTGCTTTGCTCTAATGCCTGATACATTGGTAATTTACCGGAGTACTGATCATTGTAATTAGCCGGTCTATAATTATTGGACCCATAACTTGTTAACTTATCTTGTAAATTAGAGTCATACGAATAACCATCTTCAATCGCCGGGGCATAAACTGCAATTGGTTTCAAAGTTGAGCCTGGTTGGCGTTTAATTTGTGTTGCTCGATTAAAGCCACGGAAAACATGCTTCCCACGCCCACCGACAACTGCTTCCACTCCACCATTTTTTGGATCTACTGCAACTGATGAAGCCTGTACCATAGTTCCGTCTGTTGCGTTACTTGGGAAGTTTGCAGCATTATCAAAGGTTTGTTCCATTCCCGTCTGTTTACTTTGATCTAAGTAGGTATAAATTTTATACCCACGGTTCATAATATCAGCTTCCGTTAAACCATAGCGATTGATTGCCTCGCTAATAACAGAATCAAAGTAATATGGATATTTATATGTGTCTTCATAATGATACGTGTTAGCCGTGAGAACAGGCTCTTGCTGATATGTTTTCTCCTGAGAAGCCGAAATCTTCCCATTTTCCTCCATCAATCCCAATACTACGTTCCGTCTATCTTTGGCATTGGTAGGATGATCCACTGGATTAAAGCCACTTGGATTAGTTAACATTCCAGCAATAACAGCAGATTGTGGTACTGATAGTTCAGAGGCGCTAACTCCAAAATACCGTTTTGCGGCATCCTGAACTCCCCAGACCCCGTTACCAAAATACGCATTATTCAGGTACATAGCAAGTATGTCTTGCTTAGAATATACATTTTCAACTTCTACTGATAAAAACAACTCACGTGCCTTTCGTGAGAAGGTCTGTTGCTGAGACAAAAATGCATTTTTTACCAACTGTTGAGTAAGCGTACTTCCACCACCAGAAATATAGTCGCGCCCAAGTAACTTATTCATTGCAAACAGAACCGCAGCTCTTCCAATACCTTTAATTGAGAAACCGTGCTCTTTATAAAAATTTCGATCCTCAGTTGATATTACGGCATTTTGCACATTGGGAGAAATCTTATCTAAATCGACCCATGTTCCCTTTTGCGAATATAGACTTCCCGCCTTACTATTGTCGTCATCGTAAATCACAGTTGATTTTGATAAAGCAGCCTTTAAATCACCAACATTGGCTGTTTTAGCTTCAAATGTAAGATACGCACTCATTGCAAAAAATATTCCTAAAAAAAAGACAATTATCCATCTAGTAATCTGATAACGATGCCAATATTTTTTTATGAATCTATTTATCACTTTAAAAATTGGTTTTAGCCAAGCAATGATCTTTGCCATAAACCCGTTTTGATTTTTCATACTTAACATCCAATCCGTTAGAAATTATGCTTTATTTTACCATATCCCCTAATACAGAGATTTCTTCAAAGATTTTTTAAGCCCTTCTTAACCTCTAAAAAGTTTATATTCTTCATAAAAAAGGTTATTTCAGCAAAAAAAAAGACCGGTACAAATGTTTATATCAGTCTCTAGTAATAATAAATAGTTTCCCAATCAAATATAATATTTTAAAATTTTATTCAAAGAAATTGCACTTTCTGCGTCACTACTAAACGTAATAACTGTATCATATCCCGCTAAAGTTCCTTTAATTTCTCCAAGTTTAGCATCATCCAAAACCGCAGCTATTCGATTTCCATCATTCGGTGTGGTCTTAATAATATTCACAAATTGTACCTGTGTAACCTCTAAAACACTTTCCTCAAAGGCATCTGGTAAAACATCACTATGAATATTTTTGTCAGGCTGAGGCACACGGTAATACTGATCCCCAGTTATATCAGCCTGTTTAACAATCCCCAACTCTCGAATATCTCTTGAAAGAGTTGCTTGCGTAACTTGTACACCAGCCTTTTCCAATAACTGAATTAGATCAGCCTGTGTTTCGATTTCTTGCTCAGAAATCACATCAACAATTAACTTTTGTCGCGTTTCTTTTTTCATAATATCTAACCAACAAATGAAAATATTTTATTTTGGTACTTTATAGTATTTTCATGCTCCATTTTTTTAACAACTTGACTAGTTGTTTCTCGCGTTGTACCACTCATTAATGCAAGTTCAGCTAAACTAATTTTAAATGGTATTCGAATAGTTTCTTTAATGTACCTTGCATGATTTTCTTTTAGAAGAAAAACAGTTTGCTCTATTCTAACTTGTGCAGACGAACTACCAATTTCTTGCATCCGACGTTCAACCGTATCAAACATTTGATGCACCCTGTTTAAAAGAGCCCGTGAAAATGTCACTTGAGTCTGAACAAGTCCTCTTACGATTTGGTGCGGAATTTCAATAAGTAACACATCACAGATTGCATCGGCGGCATAATGATGAATCTCACTACGCCCGAATAAAGTTCGAATGGAAAAAAATGCTTGAGGTTCCAAATATGTAATGAAGGTTGGAACCCCTTCTAAGTTCAGTTTTCTAATCTTAACATGTCCCTCTACAATGCAATATGAGGATTTTACGTGTTTGCCTTGGTTAAAAATCTTTTTCCCGCGTTTAACAACACGCAACGTAGCTTTGTCTGCTAAATCGCGTAAAACATTAGCGTCCAAACACTTAAAATCCTGATGTTGCACCAAATACTGATATATCTGTTCTTTCGTTGTGAAAACTTGGTCCATACATTCCTCCTGATATTTATAATAAAAATGATACTCAGCTGCAAAACAATCTATACCAATTAGAAATAGTGTGGGAGTGTTTATTTTTCTTCAAGGTAATTGTTAACTACTAACTAAGCATCAGCAAATATTATTATATCTTATCGGAGATATACCTAAAAGTCGAAATCCGACATTTCAAAACATTTTTTTACATTTCTTGTGGTGATTTAACACCTAGAAGACGCAATGATTCCTTTAAAACCATTGACACACTTTTAACCAAAGCAATTCTTGCACCTAGTTCTTGATCATTAGTTAAAACCTTTGAATTAGCATAATACTTATTAAATGCTTTAGCCAATGCCAATGCATATTTTGCGATAATTGAGGGCTCATAAGCTAATGCAGCTCGTTTTATTGTATTGGGAAAACTTTCTAGTGCTTTCAAAGTTTCCCATGCATTTGTATCGCTAATGGAAATATTTTCATCGATTTCGATGTCACCAGCTTTTCTCAAAATACTCTCGGCACGTGCTCTCGTATATTGAACGTATGGTCCAGTTTCACCTTCAAATCTAACAACTTCTGCTAAATTAAAGTCGAATGAATTCGTGCGTTCATTTTTTAGGTCATGAAAAATAACTGCCCCAACACCGACATCATTTGCAACCTGTTTTGCATCCTTTAAATCAGGATTTTTTTCAGAAATTTGTTGACTAGCAAGTTTAATTGCATCATTTAAAACCTCGTCTAACAGAACAACTCTACCGGATCTTGTTGATAATTTCTTACCATTCAGCGTAATCAATCCAAAAGGAATATGATGAATATTATCTGACCAATCATAACCCATTTCCTTTAGGACAGCCTTTAGCTGTTTAAAATGATTAGTTTGTTCTGCTCCAACCACATAAAGTGATTGTACAAAATCATAAGTGCGATAACGATAGATTGCTGCTGCAAGATCTCTCGTAATATATAATGTTGCACCGTCAGTTTTTTTAATTAGAGCCGGATTTAAATTGTATTTTTCAAGATCAACAACTTGAGCGCCTTGGCTTTCTTTAAGTAATCCCTTATCTTCAAGCAATTCAACGACTTCGTCCATTTTATCATTATAAAATGCTTCTCCATTGAATGAATCAAAGGTTATACCCAACTTGTCATAAATATACTTAAATGATTTTAATGATTCAGATCTAAACCATTTCCATAGTGTGATTGCTTCCTCGTCACCATTTTCTAACTTTTTAAACCAATCTCGCGCAATATCATCCAATTCCGGATTTTTTTGATCTTCTTTATGAAAACGTACGTAATACTCTAAAAGTTTGTTAATCGGATCTGCCTTAACTTCTTCTTCTGATCCCCACAGTTTGTATGCTGTAATCAGCTTTCCAAATTGCGTACCCCAATCACCTAAATGATTAATCTTTACTGGGCTATAACCATTTTTCTCTAAAATCAATGCCAGCGAATTTCCGATTACTGTTGAACGTAGATGCCCCATTGAAATTGGCTTTGCAATGTTAGGTGATGACATGTCAATTGGCACCTTTCCACCTTTTCCATCTTCATTTTGTCCGTAGGATGCTTTTTGTTTCATTACAGTCGTTAAAACTTCGTTGCTAAATGACTTCTTATCTAAAAAGAAATTAAGGTATGGTCCAGCCACTTCAACCTTTTCAAACTTAACTTGATCGATTTTTTCCGATATTTCCTGTGCAATTATTTGTGGTGCTTTGTGCATTGTCTTTGCCAAGGTAAACGTTGGAAACGCATAATCCCCCATCTTCGATTCTTTTGGGACTTCAATTCTGTCATAAATATCTTTCTGATTAGCCCCGTCTAATACTGGTTCTAAAGCATCTACTACCAAATTTTTATAATCCATTATATCCTCCTAATCCTTACCCACCAAATCAAGACCGCTACATAATTTTATTTAATTAAGATAAATTATTTATCACAAGGTACAAAAAAACTCCTACATTACAGATAATGTAAGAGACGAGATATCCCGCGGTACCACTCTTTTTGATTGAATAATCCACTCATTATTAAACTAGCTTCTAAAGAGCACGCCTTCACACTCACGTAAGCGTTGGCTTCCACCGTCCCAACTTCGCTAAACTTAAAAGAAGTGCTACTACTCTCTTATCATTGAACACTGATAATTATAACAAAAAACAGAAAGAAGAGCGATTTATTATTTTTATTTTCCATAAAAAGTGATAAAGTAGTTATTGTAATAATTGCGGATGTAGTTTAATGGTAAAATCCGAGCTTCCCAAGCTCGTGTCGCGAGTTCGATTCTCGTCGTCCGCTTATGAATAGGTGCTTAACTACTGATTAAACAAGCTTTTACAATTTTAAGTGCACCAAAAGTGCACTAAAGTTTCCATTAGATAAATATACAATTAAAAACACTACCTCTATTTTGAAGTAGTGTTTTTATTTTCTAGTTCAACTAACTCATCAGCAACTCGACAGAAGGGATAATGTATTTGGATAGTGGTTTTACTTTTCAATTCAATTAAACCTACGCCTCTTTTCCCACTGACTTGTGTAGTATTTTATCCTTTTTAATTTCACACAACATTTTAAATTGTTTCATGAATTTTGAGTTGAGGTCCTTGTTTTTTAACTCGAGAATCAACGAATCATCCGGATTAATAAAATACCTTACTGTTTTTAATAGCATCATGCTTTTTAAGAAGACAATACGGTAATACAATATATAAAAAACATAATTTGAGTATTTATTTAACAACTACCTTCATTTATTAAAGCTATAACTTCTCAATCAAATTAGCATAAAATCAATCACATATTACAAATTTCGTATAGAAAACTATTTTTCTTGGTATAATATAAAAGTATTCTCTTTGCCTGCAGCAGAGTACCAATTAAACTACCAGTTTTGCACTTATATACCAGATATTCAAAAGTCAACCAATTTTAGGGAGACTTTAAAAATT is a window of Pediococcus claussenii ATCC BAA-344 DNA encoding:
- the argS gene encoding arginine--tRNA ligase; this translates as MDYKNLVVDALEPVLDGANQKDIYDRIEVPKESKMGDYAFPTFTLAKTMHKAPQIIAQEISEKIDQVKFEKVEVAGPYLNFFLDKKSFSNEVLTTVMKQKASYGQNEDGKGGKVPIDMSSPNIAKPISMGHLRSTVIGNSLALILEKNGYSPVKINHLGDWGTQFGKLITAYKLWGSEEEVKADPINKLLEYYVRFHKEDQKNPELDDIARDWFKKLENGDEEAITLWKWFRSESLKSFKYIYDKLGITFDSFNGEAFYNDKMDEVVELLEDKGLLKESQGAQVVDLEKYNLNPALIKKTDGATLYITRDLAAAIYRYRTYDFVQSLYVVGAEQTNHFKQLKAVLKEMGYDWSDNIHHIPFGLITLNGKKLSTRSGRVVLLDEVLNDAIKLASQQISEKNPDLKDAKQVANDVGVGAVIFHDLKNERTNSFDFNLAEVVRFEGETGPYVQYTRARAESILRKAGDIEIDENISISDTNAWETLKALESFPNTIKRAALAYEPSIIAKYALALAKAFNKYYANSKVLTNDQELGARIALVKSVSMVLKESLRLLGVKSPQEM
- a CDS encoding Crp/Fnr family transcriptional regulator, with the translated sequence MDQVFTTKEQIYQYLVQHQDFKCLDANVLRDLADKATLRVVKRGKKIFNQGKHVKSSYCIVEGHVKIRKLNLEGVPTFITYLEPQAFFSIRTLFGRSEIHHYAADAICDVLLIEIPHQIVRGLVQTQVTFSRALLNRVHQMFDTVERRMQEIGSSSAQVRIEQTVFLLKENHARYIKETIRIPFKISLAELALMSGTTRETTSQVVKKMEHENTIKYQNKIFSFVG
- a CDS encoding arginine repressor gives rise to the protein MKKETRQKLIVDVISEQEIETQADLIQLLEKAGVQVTQATLSRDIRELGIVKQADITGDQYYRVPQPDKNIHSDVLPDAFEESVLEVTQVQFVNIIKTTPNDGNRIAAVLDDAKLGEIKGTLAGYDTVITFSSDAESAISLNKILKYYI
- a CDS encoding transglycosylase domain-containing protein; amino-acid sequence: MAKIIAWLKPIFKVINRFIKKYWHRYQITRWIIVFFLGIFFAMSAYLTFEAKTANVGDLKAALSKSTVIYDDDNSKAGSLYSQKGTWVDLDKISPNVQNAVISTEDRNFYKEHGFSIKGIGRAAVLFAMNKLLGRDYISGGGSTLTQQLVKNAFLSQQQTFSRKARELFLSVEVENVYSKQDILAMYLNNAYFGNGVWGVQDAAKRYFGVSASELSVPQSAVIAGMLTNPSGFNPVDHPTNAKDRRNVVLGLMEENGKISASQEKTYQQEPVLTANTYHYEDTYKYPYYFDSVISEAINRYGLTEADIMNRGYKIYTYLDQSKQTGMEQTFDNAANFPSNATDGTMVQASSVAVDPKNGGVEAVVGGRGKHVFRGFNRATQIKRQPGSTLKPIAVYAPAIEDGYSYDSNLQDKLTSYGSNNYRPANYNDQYSGKLPMYQALEQSKNAPAVWLLNKIGVNKGYDSVEKFGLHPESGDKNLAMALGGLTKGVSPLQLAGAYTAFANDGNLAQTGFIRKIVDASGNVIVNNQPSTKKIISTKVSKEMTSMMLGVYNDSAGTGYGAEPAGYTIAGKTGSTEADGTGSADATKDKWMVGYTPDIVVATWEGFDDTNKAHHLENITGVGMNGLFRSEMGAILPSTKGTKFDTQMASTLAQNSGSPSNLWDDIQNGTSSIQDSISQGTNTVRDKAEEWFNDAKNFITGH